The following is a genomic window from Culicoidibacter larvae.
ATCAACCGGCACAAGTGCATCCGGATCTAACGGATCAATAAAATCAACATCACGTGCTTGAAGCAAACTGCGGCCGCTCGTAACTTCCTGATCAGCATCGATCTCTTGTACGACTTCAACCTGGTTATTCTCCGTAGTTGCAGCAAATACTTGTGTTCCGCTTGTTGCAAATACCCCAGCACCGATTAATAAGGCAATCGCAAGCGTTGCAGCTCCTTTACGGCCTTTCTTACGCGTACCGATCAGGATTGCTCCACCGGCTACAATAATTAGTGCTGTTCCGCCGATTAACCCTTCAAAGAATGCATCACCAGTTACCGCAAGTTCTTCAATTTTATCATTCTCAAATGTAATATGAATGATTTTCTGATCAGAATCAATATTGAACGTTACAATCTCATCACTCAGCGTATATCCACCCGGCGCTACTAATTCCTTCACTTGATACTCACCATATTTAAAGCTAGTTAAATCTGTTTCCGGAATAACTGCATATCCGGTAGCATCCGTTGTATACACTCGGGTAAATTGACAATCAACTGATGCTGCAACATTATTATCCGAACTGTTGTTATCAGTAGTTAGCGTTTCTTCTGGACATGCCTCACCACTGACACGTTTTACTTCAAATTCAGCTCCGGCAAGCGGCTCACCTGTCACACTATCAACTTTAGCAATCGTTAAGTCGCCAATTTCATTATACTCATTGATAATGTTTTGATTCTCATTGACATAATATACACCATCAATAATTTGTGCGGCAACTGCAGGATCCGCTAAATCCGGTAAAACAAACTTTTGATAGTCTAATGCATAGGTTGCATCATCAGCAGTTTTGATCTCACGTAAATATGCGCCGCTGCCATAAAGCCCAGCTGCAACCGGTCCAGTAACAAAATCGCCATTCTCATCAGTGACAACAGTTGTAAGTTCCCGGCCGTCAGCTTGGTATAAACCATACGTAACACCAGGTAATACTTTAAATTCTGCATCCTCTGTCGTTTTATGACCACCTACTGCGATGTATGCGGGTGCAAAAGTTGCTTTGATATTTGCAGGTGGAAGTGGATCAAGCAAGCCAAGTGTTGTTAATGTTTGTACCCCTGTTGCTTGATATGCAATAGCAGCATGCGGGCGAACACTAGATTGTACAGGAGTTGATACCTGAGCATCTAACGTTAAATCATCACTAGCTAAACGGAATTTTGAACCGATAGCCACAGATCCGGTAATTTTATTTCCAGCTTCATTTACTGCGTATACCCCTGCCGGTAGACTAGGTAATTTATAAGTATTCCCCGAACTTCCATTCGTTGTATATAAATCTGTTTCTAATCGGTTAGTGACTGGATTATATTTTGCTTCCAAACTTGCTGGCTGCTTAACTTCAAATCTAGTAACTGGAATATCCTTGCTATCTGCTTTTTGAAGTAACATATTAATATAAGAATCTCCATACGATTCAACTGTTGAACGATTATAGTTACCTAAATATGCATTGATTGCAACGAAGGTCCGCACATACGCTTCATTATCACTCAATCCATGCTGACCACCATAATTAGATGGGAATCCCCATATTAATATTGCCAGTAAGCCGTCATCGTTCATTAATGATCCCTGATCATACCAGTTACCATTTGGGAATGCCTCAAATGGTTGGATACAGAAAACTGGCCCGATATTATCGATGCTAATAAACGGAGTAGCGTATCCGTTCCAATTCAACATTCCAGAGCTATTTCCGGTTCCGCGTGCCATACGAAGTGGCACACCATTTAAATATTGTACTAATTGATCTTGTGGTAAACTTGATCGAATAACTAAACCCGATTCTGTTTTTGCAACTGCATACATAGTTACACCATTTTCATCAATAGTCGGTTCTTCATCAATTGATGGACTATTTTCAATGATATCCTTCAAGTTATCATTTGTTGTTACATTGATTTCATTTCCAGTTCTAGAATCATTAATTGTCGTAATTCCATCATCGCTTGTTTTGATAGTTTGATCTAGCTCACCATCATTGTTGCTATCAGTCCAGGTTTTAAAGAAGTCGGGTGCTGCTTCAACATGGAACCCATAATCACTTGCGGCGAACGCATGCTGTGGAGCACTAAAACTAAATACTCCAATAAATGCTGCAACAAGAGCTGATCTAGCAATCATTATTTTTACTGGTCGACTAA
Proteins encoded in this region:
- a CDS encoding MSCRAMM family protein translates to MMFKQTKKVAKKIFSCIVSAIWWLFTFLMESPQGKAIKRVILSITRKVSSTVTIVWLYCLRAIKWTWNTKQIRQARLYGLLFDRQLTRQYNKHVSPIVQKISRPVKIMIARSALVAAFIGVFSFSAPQHAFAASDYGFHVEAAPDFFKTWTDSNNDGELDQTIKTSDDGITTINDSRTGNEINVTTNDNLKDIIENSPSIDEEPTIDENGVTMYAVAKTESGLVIRSSLPQDQLVQYLNGVPLRMARGTGNSSGMLNWNGYATPFISIDNIGPVFCIQPFEAFPNGNWYDQGSLMNDDGLLAILIWGFPSNYGGQHGLSDNEAYVRTFVAINAYLGNYNRSTVESYGDSYINMLLQKADSKDIPVTRFEVKQPASLEAKYNPVTNRLETDLYTTNGSSGNTYKLPSLPAGVYAVNEAGNKITGSVAIGSKFRLASDDLTLDAQVSTPVQSSVRPHAAIAYQATGVQTLTTLGLLDPLPPANIKATFAPAYIAVGGHKTTEDAEFKVLPGVTYGLYQADGRELTTVVTDENGDFVTGPVAAGLYGSGAYLREIKTADDATYALDYQKFVLPDLADPAVAAQIIDGVYYVNENQNIINEYNEIGDLTIAKVDSVTGEPLAGAEFEVKRVSGEACPEETLTTDNNSSDNNVAASVDCQFTRVYTTDATGYAVIPETDLTSFKYGEYQVKELVAPGGYTLSDEIVTFNIDSDQKIIHITFENDKIEELAVTGDAFFEGLIGGTALIIVAGGAILIGTRKKGRKGAATLAIALLIGAGVFATSGTQVFAATTENNQVEVVQEIDADQEVTSGRSLLQARDVDFIDPLDPDALVPVDPIPETKPDPVEEEHVVEGNKDGQTAVTGSGESGTTEASDTAETSYYDGPLTVTGQNIAIGVIAGGIVIAIAGVIILVNHKKKSNVDQV